The Streptomyces sp. NBC_01275 genome has a segment encoding these proteins:
- a CDS encoding NAD+ synthase, giving the protein MPQLRLALNQIDSRVGDIAGNTETILRWTRHSAEQGAHLVAFPEMALTGYPVEDLALRSSFVEASRTALRTLAARLAEEGFGELPVVVGYLDRSENDQPKFGRPAGSPRNAAAVLHGGEVVLSYAKHHLPNYGVFDEFRYFVPGDTLPVVRVHGVDVALAICEDLWQDGGRVPAARSAEAGLLLSINASPYERDKDDTRLELVRKRAQEAGCTIAYLAMMGGQDELVFDGDSIVVDRDGEVVARAPQFSEGCVVLDLDLPAASADAPTGVVDDGLRIDRVVLSEEPLPAYEPELSGGYADRLDDDEEIYSALVVGLRAYVAKNGFTSVLIGLSGGIDSAIVAAIACDAVGAQNVYGVSMPSKYSSDHSKGDAAELARRTGLNFRTVAIEPMFDAYMSSTELTGLAEENLQSRLRGTLLMAISNQEGHIVLAPGNKSELAVGYSTLYGDSVGAYGPIKDVYKTSIFRLAEWRNRAAAERGQTPPIPENSITKPPSAELRPGQVDTDSLPDYPVLDAILELYVDRDQGADAIVAAGYDRELVVKTLRMVDTAEYKRRQYPPGTKISAKGFGKDRRLPITNAWRESI; this is encoded by the coding sequence GTGCCTCAACTTCGTCTCGCCCTGAACCAGATCGACTCGCGCGTCGGCGACATCGCCGGCAACACCGAAACGATCCTCCGCTGGACCCGGCACTCCGCCGAGCAGGGAGCGCACCTCGTAGCGTTCCCGGAGATGGCGCTGACCGGGTATCCCGTCGAGGACCTGGCCCTTCGGTCGTCCTTCGTCGAGGCCTCCCGCACGGCCCTGCGCACGCTCGCCGCGCGCCTGGCCGAGGAGGGCTTCGGGGAGCTGCCGGTGGTCGTCGGATACCTCGACCGGTCCGAGAACGACCAACCGAAGTTCGGCCGCCCGGCCGGCTCCCCGCGCAACGCGGCGGCGGTCCTGCACGGCGGCGAGGTGGTCCTGTCCTACGCCAAGCACCACCTCCCCAACTACGGCGTCTTCGACGAGTTCCGCTACTTCGTGCCAGGCGACACCCTGCCGGTGGTCCGGGTGCACGGCGTGGACGTGGCGCTCGCGATCTGCGAGGACCTCTGGCAGGACGGCGGCCGGGTGCCCGCGGCGCGCTCCGCCGAGGCCGGTCTGCTGCTCTCCATCAACGCCTCCCCCTACGAGCGCGACAAGGACGACACCCGCCTGGAGCTGGTCCGCAAGCGCGCCCAGGAAGCGGGCTGCACCATCGCCTACCTCGCGATGATGGGCGGCCAGGACGAGCTGGTCTTCGACGGCGACTCCATCGTCGTGGACCGGGACGGCGAGGTCGTCGCGCGGGCGCCGCAGTTCTCCGAGGGGTGCGTGGTCCTGGACCTCGACCTGCCGGCGGCCTCGGCCGACGCGCCGACCGGCGTCGTCGACGACGGGCTGCGCATCGACCGCGTGGTGCTGTCCGAGGAGCCGCTGCCCGCGTACGAGCCCGAGCTGAGCGGCGGGTACGCCGACCGGCTGGACGACGACGAGGAGATCTACTCGGCGCTGGTGGTCGGCCTGCGGGCGTATGTCGCGAAGAACGGGTTCACATCGGTCCTGATCGGCCTGTCGGGCGGCATCGACTCGGCGATCGTCGCGGCGATCGCGTGCGACGCGGTGGGCGCGCAGAACGTGTACGGCGTGTCGATGCCGTCGAAGTACTCCTCCGACCACTCCAAGGGCGACGCGGCGGAGCTGGCCCGGCGTACGGGGCTGAACTTCCGTACGGTGGCGATCGAGCCGATGTTCGACGCGTACATGTCCTCGACGGAGCTGACCGGCCTGGCGGAGGAGAACCTCCAGTCCCGCCTGCGCGGCACGCTCCTGATGGCGATCTCCAACCAGGAGGGCCACATCGTCCTCGCCCCCGGCAACAAGTCGGAGCTGGCGGTCGGCTACTCGACCCTCTACGGCGACTCGGTGGGCGCGTACGGCCCCATCAAGGACGTGTACAAGACGTCGATCTTCCGGCTGGCGGAATGGCGCAACCGCGCGGCGGCCGAACGCGGCCAGACCCCGCCGATCCCCGAGAACTCGATCACCAAGCCGCCGAGCGCGGAACTCCGACCCGGCCAGGTCGACACGGACTCCCTCCCCGACTACCCCGTCCTGGACGCGATCCTCGAGCTGTACGTCGACCGCGACCAGGGCGCCGACGCGATCGTCGCGGCGGGCTACGACCGTGAGCTGGTCGTCAAGACCCTGCGCATGGTGGACACCGCAGAGTACAAGCGGCGCCAGTACCCGCCGGGCACGAAGATCTCGGCAAAGGGCTTCGGCAAGGACCGCCGCCTACCGATCACCAACGCGTGGCGCGAGTCGATCTGA
- the glnA gene encoding type I glutamate--ammonia ligase, translated as MDKQQEFVLRTLEERDIRFVRLWFTDVLGFLKSVAVAPAELEQAFDEGIGFDGSAIEGFARVYESDMIAKPDPSTFQVLPWRAEAPGTARMFCDILMPDGSPSFADPRYVLKRALARASDLGFTFYTHPEIEFFLLKDKPVDGSRPTPADNSGYFDHTPQNVGMDFRRQAITMLESMGISVEFSHHEGAPGQQEIDLRYADALSTADNIMTFRLVMKQVALEQGVQATFMPKPFSEHPGSGMHTHLSLFEGDRNAFYESGSEYQLSKVGRSFIAGLLKHAAEISAVTNQWVNSYKRIWGGSERTAGAGGEAPSYICWGHNNRSALVRVPMYKPGKTGSARIEVRSLDSGANPYLAYAMLLAAGLKGVEEGYELPPGAEDDVWALSDAERRAMGIEPLPQNLGEALSLMERSDLVAETLGEHVFDFFLRNKRQEWEEYRSEVTAFELRKNLPVL; from the coding sequence ATGGACAAGCAGCAGGAGTTCGTGCTCCGGACATTGGAGGAGCGCGACATCCGGTTCGTACGCCTGTGGTTCACGGACGTGCTGGGCTTCCTCAAGTCCGTCGCCGTGGCCCCGGCCGAACTCGAACAGGCATTCGATGAGGGCATCGGTTTCGACGGCTCCGCGATCGAGGGCTTCGCCCGGGTCTACGAGTCGGACATGATCGCCAAGCCGGACCCCTCCACCTTCCAGGTCCTGCCCTGGCGCGCGGAGGCCCCCGGCACCGCCCGCATGTTCTGCGACATCCTCATGCCGGACGGCTCGCCGTCCTTCGCCGACCCGCGGTACGTGCTGAAGCGCGCCCTCGCCCGCGCCTCCGACCTGGGCTTCACCTTCTACACCCACCCGGAGATCGAGTTCTTCCTCCTGAAGGACAAGCCGGTCGACGGCTCCCGCCCGACCCCCGCCGACAACTCCGGCTACTTCGACCACACCCCGCAGAACGTGGGCATGGACTTCCGCCGCCAGGCGATCACCATGCTGGAGTCGATGGGCATCTCGGTCGAGTTCTCCCACCACGAGGGCGCCCCCGGCCAGCAGGAGATCGACCTGCGGTACGCCGACGCGCTCTCCACGGCCGACAACATCATGACGTTCCGCCTGGTCATGAAGCAGGTCGCGCTGGAGCAGGGCGTCCAGGCGACCTTCATGCCGAAGCCGTTCTCCGAGCACCCGGGCTCCGGCATGCACACGCACCTGTCCCTCTTCGAGGGCGACCGCAACGCGTTCTACGAGTCGGGCTCCGAGTACCAGCTCTCCAAGGTCGGCCGCTCCTTCATCGCGGGCCTGCTGAAGCACGCGGCGGAGATCTCGGCCGTCACCAACCAGTGGGTCAACTCCTACAAGCGCATCTGGGGCGGCTCCGAGCGCACCGCGGGCGCCGGCGGCGAGGCCCCCTCGTACATCTGCTGGGGTCACAACAACCGCTCCGCGCTCGTCCGCGTCCCGATGTACAAGCCCGGCAAGACGGGCTCGGCCCGCATCGAGGTCCGCTCCCTCGACTCCGGCGCGAACCCCTACCTGGCGTACGCGATGCTGCTGGCCGCCGGCCTCAAGGGCGTGGAGGAGGGCTACGAGCTTCCGCCCGGCGCCGAGGACGACGTCTGGGCCCTCTCCGACGCCGAGCGCCGCGCGATGGGCATCGAGCCCCTCCCGCAGAACCTCGGCGAGGCCCTCAGCCTGATGGAACGCAGCGACCTCGTCGCCGAGACCCTCGGCGAGCACGTCTTCGACTTCTTCCTGCGCAACAAGCGCCAGGAGTGGGAGGAGTACCGGAGCGAGGTCACGGCCTTCGAGCTGCGGAAGAACCTGCCGGTGCTGTAG
- a CDS encoding DUF3105 domain-containing protein — MGSANKTSSAARKARIEEMRKAEQARERRNRFLTITGSVVAVAALVAGGVFVVRSQSGDDSSTTADSKASGHFVTGSDGVKTWKGTLGRTHVAKTVKYPVEPPVGGNHNQVWMNCNGDVYTKALNNMNAVHSLEHGAVWVTYNSKAAKADVEALAAKVKKTPYTLMSPDDAQADPIMLTAWGKQRTVTSASDPSVDKFFAKFVQGEQTPEPGAACTGGLSQ; from the coding sequence ATGGGTTCCGCCAACAAGACCAGCAGCGCGGCGCGCAAGGCGCGCATAGAGGAGATGCGGAAGGCCGAGCAGGCCCGAGAACGGCGTAACCGGTTTCTCACGATCACCGGCAGCGTCGTCGCCGTGGCCGCTCTCGTCGCCGGCGGCGTGTTCGTCGTGAGGTCGCAGTCCGGCGACGACTCTTCCACCACCGCCGACTCCAAGGCCTCGGGGCACTTCGTCACCGGGTCGGACGGGGTCAAGACCTGGAAGGGCACGCTGGGGCGTACGCACGTCGCCAAGACCGTGAAGTACCCGGTCGAGCCTCCCGTCGGGGGCAACCACAACCAGGTCTGGATGAACTGCAACGGGGACGTCTACACCAAGGCCCTCAACAACATGAACGCCGTGCACTCGCTGGAGCACGGCGCGGTCTGGGTGACGTACAACAGCAAGGCCGCCAAGGCCGACGTCGAGGCTCTCGCGGCGAAGGTGAAGAAGACCCCGTACACGCTCATGAGCCCGGACGACGCGCAGGCGGACCCGATCATGCTCACCGCGTGGGGGAAGCAGCGCACGGTGACGAGCGCGAGCGACCCGAGCGTGGACAAGTTCTTCGCGAAGTTCGTGCAGGGCGAGCAGACGCCGGAGCCGGGCGCCGCGTGCACGGGCGGTCTGTCGCAGTGA
- a CDS encoding Rrf2 family transcriptional regulator, translating into MRLLRSTDLALRVLMRLAVACDSTPTTREVAADMDVPYTHAAKVVAELQHLGLLAARRGRGGGLTLTEKGRTASVGAVVRAFEGDGDVVDCEGATPCPLNSACRLRGALRRAQEAFFASLDPLTVAELVTEPTGPLLLGISGRA; encoded by the coding sequence ATGCGGCTGTTGCGCTCCACCGACCTGGCCCTGCGCGTGCTCATGCGACTCGCGGTCGCCTGCGACTCCACACCCACGACCCGCGAGGTCGCGGCGGACATGGACGTGCCGTACACGCACGCGGCCAAGGTCGTCGCCGAACTCCAGCACCTCGGCCTCCTGGCGGCCCGCCGCGGCCGGGGCGGCGGTCTGACGCTCACCGAGAAGGGCCGTACGGCATCCGTAGGCGCCGTCGTCCGCGCCTTCGAGGGCGACGGAGACGTCGTCGACTGCGAGGGCGCCACCCCCTGCCCCCTGAACTCCGCCTGCCGCCTGCGGGGCGCCCTGCGCCGCGCCCAGGAGGCGTTCTTCGCCTCTCTGGACCCGCTCACGGTCGCAGAGCTCGTGACGGAGCCGACGGGCCCACTCCTGCTGGGCATCTCCGGGCGCGCCTGA
- a CDS encoding globin domain-containing protein, which translates to MLSERSAATVRATLPAVAARLDTITERFYSRLFTAHPDLLRDLFNRGNQAAGTQRQALAGSFAAFATHLAQHADDRHADRPDAMLARIAHKHASLGIAPEQYAVVHEHLFAAIAEVLGEAVTPEVAAAWTEVYWLMANALIALEKRLYDERPQGGRGGAGRTWRAWEVVERVAETADVVTLRMRPLDDGPVRDFRAGQYVSVRVQLPDGARQIRQYSLSGAPGSTVRQISVKRVPGDGRTPEGEVSDHLHARVNEGDSLELSEPYGDLVLDDAGDTPLLLASAGIGVTPLVAMLAHLAATGHRAPVTVIHADRSPADHALRTDHETYAAKLPDASVHLWYERKAPAGARTGLVDLTDVYVPAGTRAYLCGPLPFMRAVRTQLIEKGVAPADVHYEVFGPDLWLARG; encoded by the coding sequence ATGCTGTCCGAGCGGTCCGCAGCCACCGTCCGCGCCACCCTCCCCGCCGTCGCCGCGCGCCTCGACACGATCACGGAGCGCTTCTACAGCCGCCTGTTCACGGCCCACCCCGACCTCCTGCGCGACCTCTTCAACCGCGGCAACCAGGCGGCCGGCACCCAGCGCCAGGCTCTGGCGGGCTCCTTCGCGGCCTTCGCCACACACCTCGCGCAGCACGCGGACGACCGCCACGCCGACCGCCCCGACGCGATGCTCGCCCGCATCGCCCACAAACACGCCTCCCTGGGCATCGCGCCCGAGCAGTACGCGGTCGTCCACGAGCACCTCTTCGCCGCCATCGCCGAGGTCCTCGGCGAGGCGGTCACCCCCGAGGTCGCGGCCGCCTGGACCGAGGTCTACTGGCTGATGGCGAACGCCCTGATCGCGCTCGAGAAGCGGCTGTACGACGAGCGGCCCCAAGGGGGGCGGGGCGGAGCCGGTCGGACCTGGCGGGCGTGGGAGGTCGTCGAGCGCGTCGCCGAGACAGCCGACGTCGTCACCCTCCGGATGCGCCCCCTCGACGACGGCCCGGTACGGGACTTCCGCGCGGGCCAGTACGTGTCCGTCCGCGTCCAACTCCCCGACGGCGCCCGCCAGATACGCCAGTACAGCCTCTCCGGCGCACCCGGTTCGACGGTCCGTCAGATCAGCGTCAAGCGCGTTCCGGGCGACGGCAGGACCCCGGAGGGCGAGGTCTCCGACCACCTTCACGCGCGCGTGAACGAGGGCGACAGCCTGGAGCTCTCCGAGCCGTACGGCGACCTGGTCCTCGACGACGCCGGGGACACGCCCCTCCTGCTCGCCTCGGCCGGCATCGGCGTGACCCCCCTGGTCGCGATGCTGGCCCACCTCGCGGCCACCGGCCACCGCGCTCCGGTCACCGTGATCCACGCCGACCGCTCCCCCGCCGACCACGCCCTGCGCACCGACCACGAGACCTACGCGGCCAAGCTCCCGGACGCGTCCGTCCACCTCTGGTACGAGCGGAAGGCCCCGGCGGGCGCCCGCACCGGCCTGGTCGACCTCACCGACGTATACGTACCGGCAGGCACGCGCGCGTACCTGTGCGGCCCGCTGCCGTTCATGCGCGCGGTGCGGACACAGCTGATCGAGAAGGGAGTGGCTCCGGCGGACGTCCACTACGAGGTGTTCGGACCGGACCTCTGGCTGGCCCGGGGGTGA
- a CDS encoding GNAT family N-acetyltransferase — protein sequence MQSTVIIRPFDDGDLPGAAAALTDVHITDGYPVEGVARPENWLRSDDVLAAWVAEAERRIVGHVAVMRPSGEGAAPLGAEQNAEGEQRIGVLARLFVVRDARRRAVGERLVRTAMGYGLSHDRRLVLDVMVKDQAAIRLYERLGWLRTGRTTHHYGAGRSIEAICFAAPGT from the coding sequence ATGCAGAGCACCGTCATCATCCGCCCCTTCGACGACGGGGATCTCCCCGGTGCCGCGGCGGCTCTGACCGACGTGCACATCACTGACGGCTACCCGGTCGAGGGGGTGGCCCGTCCGGAGAACTGGCTGCGGTCCGACGACGTACTGGCCGCCTGGGTCGCGGAGGCCGAACGAAGGATCGTCGGCCATGTGGCGGTGATGCGGCCGAGTGGCGAGGGGGCTGCACCTCTGGGGGCCGAACAGAACGCGGAGGGTGAGCAGCGCATCGGGGTACTGGCCCGACTCTTCGTCGTCAGAGACGCACGCCGGCGCGCCGTGGGCGAGCGGTTGGTCCGGACGGCCATGGGCTATGGGCTGAGTCATGACCGCCGCCTGGTCCTGGACGTGATGGTCAAGGACCAGGCGGCCATACGTCTTTACGAGCGCCTCGGCTGGCTCAGGACAGGGCGGACGACGCACCACTACGGGGCAGGGCGAAGCATCGAGGCGATCTGCTTCGCCGCCCCCGGCACCTGA
- a CDS encoding DUF305 domain-containing protein yields the protein MRYAGVAVAVAGVLVAAGAITYSVAEDGGSGVDAPAVESADAGFARDMAVHHQQAVEMAYVVRDRTDDEDVRRLAYDIAQTQANQRGMLLGWLDLWGLPKVSADPPMTWMDMGDMASGEDGALMPGMATNAEMKKLGTLNGKQAEVFFLQLMTDHHKGGIHMAEGCVAKCTVGVEKRLAQGMVDAQESEIKLMADMLKERGAQARP from the coding sequence GTGAGGTACGCGGGAGTCGCGGTCGCCGTGGCCGGGGTGCTCGTCGCGGCCGGGGCGATCACGTACTCCGTGGCCGAGGACGGCGGTTCGGGCGTCGACGCCCCCGCCGTCGAGTCCGCCGACGCCGGGTTCGCCCGGGACATGGCCGTGCACCACCAGCAGGCCGTCGAGATGGCGTACGTCGTGCGCGACCGGACGGACGACGAGGACGTACGGCGGCTCGCCTACGACATCGCGCAGACGCAGGCCAACCAGCGCGGGATGCTGTTGGGCTGGCTCGATCTGTGGGGGCTGCCGAAGGTGTCGGCCGATCCGCCCATGACGTGGATGGACATGGGCGACATGGCCTCCGGCGAGGACGGCGCGCTGATGCCGGGCATGGCCACCAACGCCGAGATGAAGAAGCTGGGGACCCTGAACGGCAAGCAGGCCGAGGTCTTCTTCCTCCAACTCATGACCGACCACCACAAGGGCGGCATCCACATGGCCGAGGGCTGTGTCGCCAAGTGCACGGTCGGGGTGGAGAAGCGGCTCGCCCAGGGCATGGTCGACGCGCAGGAGTCGGAGATCAAGCTCATGGCGGACATGTTGAAGGAGCGGGGCGCGCAGGCACGGCCGTAA
- a CDS encoding MFS transporter — translation MPLALLALAVGAFGLGTTEFVMMGLLPDVADDLHLSLPTAGHLVSAYALGVVIGAPLLAAVTTRMSRRTVLMSLMGLFVAGNALSALAPGYDSLLAARFLSGLPHGAFFGMGAVVATSLVAPERKARSVSLMFLGLTVANIAGVPVATLMGQHLGWRATFLGVSAIGVAAIVSLALLIPRDHTHPTPATGLRGELAALRSLPVWLALGTTIAGFGALFSAYSYITPMLTDSAGYADSSVTLLLALFGVGATIGNLLGGRLADHAMRGTLFAGLTSLAAVLALFPLLMQSTWSAALAVVLLGVAAFVAGSPLQMMVMEKAAAGPSLASSANQAAFNLANAGGAWIGGLALAAGFGVTSPAVAGAGLAVLGLGVAGVAYAVDVRRAPSAGRERVVAVSTPGRAGSEAEAEAEAEAEALR, via the coding sequence ATGCCCCTGGCCCTGCTCGCTCTCGCCGTGGGTGCCTTCGGCCTCGGCACCACCGAGTTCGTGATGATGGGCCTGCTGCCCGACGTCGCGGACGACCTCCACCTCTCCCTCCCCACCGCCGGACACCTGGTCTCCGCGTACGCGCTCGGCGTCGTCATCGGCGCGCCGCTGCTCGCCGCGGTCACGACCCGAATGTCCCGCCGCACCGTCCTGATGTCCCTGATGGGCCTGTTCGTGGCCGGCAACGCGCTGTCCGCCCTCGCCCCCGGCTATGACTCCCTCCTGGCCGCCCGCTTCCTCAGCGGCCTCCCGCACGGCGCCTTCTTCGGCATGGGCGCGGTCGTCGCCACCAGCCTGGTCGCGCCGGAGCGCAAGGCGCGCTCGGTGTCGCTGATGTTCCTGGGCCTGACGGTCGCCAACATCGCGGGCGTCCCGGTCGCCACCCTCATGGGCCAGCATCTCGGCTGGCGGGCGACCTTCCTGGGCGTCAGCGCCATCGGCGTGGCCGCGATCGTCTCCCTCGCCCTGCTGATCCCCCGCGACCACACGCACCCGACCCCCGCGACGGGCCTGCGCGGCGAACTGGCCGCCCTGCGCTCGCTCCCGGTCTGGCTGGCCCTGGGCACCACGATCGCGGGCTTCGGCGCGCTGTTCTCCGCGTACAGCTACATCACGCCGATGCTGACCGACTCCGCCGGCTACGCCGACTCGAGCGTCACGCTGCTGCTGGCCCTGTTCGGCGTGGGCGCGACGATAGGGAACCTCCTGGGCGGCCGGCTCGCCGACCACGCCATGCGGGGCACCCTCTTCGCCGGCCTGACCTCACTGGCGGCCGTACTGGCCCTGTTCCCGCTGCTCATGCAGTCGACGTGGAGCGCGGCCCTGGCGGTCGTCCTGCTGGGCGTGGCCGCGTTCGTCGCCGGCTCCCCCCTCCAGATGATGGTCATGGAGAAGGCCGCCGCAGGCCCGTCCCTGGCCTCCTCCGCCAACCAGGCCGCCTTCAACCTCGCCAACGCCGGCGGCGCCTGGATCGGCGGCCTCGCCCTGGCAGCCGGCTTCGGCGTGACGTCACCGGCGGTGGCGGGGGCGGGGCTGGCCGTGCTGGGCCTGGGGGTCGCGGGGGTGGCGTACGCCGTGGACGTACGCCGCGCTCCCAGCGCGGGCCGCGAGCGCGTGGTCGCCGTGAGCACGCCTGGGCGCGCTGGGTCGGAGGCGGAGGCGGAGGCGGAGGCGGAGGCGGAGGCGCTTCGCTGA
- a CDS encoding protease pro-enzyme activation domain-containing protein, whose protein sequence is MRSNRAALRAGVSMAATLPMIAGALALGIPAAQAADGPARDTLAGTKPAWATTKADKGATADSAQVSARVYLAGRDAAGLAAYAKAVADPSSPVYGKYLSAKQSQARFGATKAQVAAVKSWLKAAGLKVTGTTQHYVSVTGDVAAAEKAFGTQLHNYTKGAKTYRAPSKTASAPAALDGAVLTVTGLDNAPHKAASKDELPPPDAVFKNSGPFSSYFGSNVASSLPSAYGTKIPYAVQGYTGKQLRSAYGAGGYTGKGVRIAITDAYASPTIAFDAATYAKKHGDADWKTSQLTQVLPSTYTKTEECSAAGWYGEETLDVEAVHAVAPAANVTYVGAASCYDDDLLDSLSKVVDNHLADIVSNSWGDIEANQTPDLAAAYDQVFQFGAVEGIGFYFSSGDNGDEVANTGTKQVDTPANSAWVTAVGGTSLAVGKGDKYLFETGWGTEKAALATDGKSWTDFPGAFTSGAGGGTSKTVAEPFYQKGVVPNALATANSAAGNRVVPDISAIADPNTGFKVGQTQTFPDGSAQYSEYRIGGTSLAAPVIAAVQALAQEARGGKAIGFANPSIYATYSKFGSRVYHDVTDNPTGSGLAVARVDFANGYDAADGLLTSVRSLGKDSSLSAVKGYDDVTGVGTPASGYIESYRKH, encoded by the coding sequence ATGAGATCCAATCGTGCCGCGCTGCGCGCCGGGGTGAGCATGGCAGCGACACTGCCCATGATCGCCGGCGCGCTGGCGCTCGGCATACCCGCGGCGCAGGCCGCGGACGGTCCGGCCCGTGACACGCTGGCCGGGACCAAGCCGGCGTGGGCCACGACCAAGGCCGACAAGGGTGCGACCGCGGACAGCGCGCAGGTGTCCGCCCGGGTCTACCTCGCCGGCCGGGACGCCGCCGGCCTCGCCGCGTACGCGAAGGCCGTCGCCGACCCGAGCTCGCCCGTGTACGGCAAGTACCTCTCCGCGAAGCAGTCGCAGGCCCGCTTCGGCGCGACCAAGGCGCAGGTGGCCGCGGTCAAGTCGTGGCTGAAGGCGGCCGGTCTGAAGGTCACGGGCACCACGCAGCACTACGTCTCCGTCACCGGTGACGTGGCCGCCGCCGAGAAGGCGTTCGGCACCCAGCTGCACAACTACACCAAGGGCGCGAAGACTTACCGCGCGCCCTCGAAGACGGCCTCGGCGCCCGCGGCCCTGGACGGCGCGGTCCTGACCGTCACCGGCCTGGACAACGCCCCGCACAAGGCCGCCTCCAAGGACGAACTGCCGCCGCCGGACGCGGTGTTCAAGAACTCCGGGCCGTTCTCGTCGTACTTCGGCTCGAACGTCGCCAGCAGCCTGCCCAGCGCCTACGGCACGAAGATCCCGTACGCCGTGCAGGGCTACACCGGCAAGCAGCTGCGGTCCGCGTACGGCGCGGGCGGCTACACCGGCAAGGGCGTGCGCATCGCCATCACCGACGCGTACGCCTCGCCGACCATCGCCTTCGACGCGGCCACCTACGCGAAGAAGCACGGGGACGCGGACTGGAAGACCAGTCAGCTCACCCAGGTGCTGCCTTCGACGTACACCAAGACCGAGGAGTGCTCGGCGGCTGGCTGGTACGGCGAGGAGACCCTCGACGTCGAGGCCGTGCACGCGGTGGCGCCGGCCGCGAACGTCACCTACGTGGGCGCCGCGTCCTGCTACGACGACGATCTGCTCGACTCGCTCAGCAAGGTCGTCGACAACCACCTGGCCGACATCGTCTCCAACTCCTGGGGCGACATCGAGGCCAACCAGACGCCGGACCTCGCGGCCGCCTACGACCAGGTCTTCCAGTTCGGCGCGGTCGAGGGAATCGGCTTCTACTTCTCCTCCGGCGACAACGGCGACGAGGTCGCCAACACCGGCACGAAGCAGGTCGACACCCCGGCCAACTCGGCATGGGTGACGGCGGTCGGCGGCACCTCGCTGGCGGTCGGCAAGGGCGACAAGTACCTGTTCGAGACCGGCTGGGGCACGGAGAAGGCCGCGCTGGCGACCGACGGCAAGAGCTGGACCGACTTCCCCGGCGCGTTCACCTCCGGTGCGGGCGGCGGCACCAGCAAGACCGTCGCCGAGCCGTTCTACCAGAAGGGCGTCGTCCCGAACGCGCTGGCCACGGCCAACAGCGCGGCCGGCAACCGCGTCGTCCCGGACATCTCGGCGATCGCCGACCCGAACACCGGCTTCAAGGTCGGCCAGACCCAGACCTTCCCGGACGGGTCCGCGCAGTACAGCGAGTACCGCATCGGCGGCACCTCGCTGGCCGCGCCGGTGATCGCGGCGGTGCAGGCCCTGGCCCAGGAGGCGCGCGGCGGCAAGGCGATCGGCTTCGCCAACCCGTCGATCTACGCGACCTACTCGAAGTTCGGCTCGCGGGTCTACCACGACGTCACGGACAACCCGACCGGCTCCGGTCTGGCGGTCGCGCGCGTCGACTTCGCGAACGGTTACGACGCGGCCGACGGCCTGCTGACCTCCGTACGCAGCCTCGGCAAGGACAGCTCGCTGTCCGCGGTGAAGGGCTACGACGACGTCACCGGCGTGGGCACGCCCGCAAGCGGTTACATCGAGTCGTACCGCAAGCACTGA